The Bacteroidota bacterium genome includes a window with the following:
- a CDS encoding cation diffusion facilitator family transporter has translation MKKQKSNSYWANLEGTLSIILNIFLFAIKYWAGIVTGSVALITDAWHTISDSITSLIVLIGNKISNKPPDKKHPFGHGRAEFISSFLIGIIIAIIAFNFIHESIKELQSHKSTNYGIIAIIVTSVSIVLKEIMAQFAIRVGKKKNLRSLIADGLHHRIDSISSVLILIGIFTAKNTWWIDGVLGLLISLLMLYTTFRILKDSFSAILGEKPDDELINKIKEVAFKSCEKSTNPHNIIIHDYGNHLETTFHITLPNDMELKEAHYIATKIENNIKKELNILATIHMEASK, from the coding sequence TTGAAGAAGCAAAAATCAAATAGCTATTGGGCAAATTTAGAAGGGACTTTGTCAATCATTCTTAACATATTTTTATTTGCCATAAAATATTGGGCTGGAATTGTAACAGGCTCAGTTGCATTGATTACTGATGCATGGCATACTATTTCCGATTCAATTACATCATTGATAGTTTTAATAGGTAATAAAATTTCTAACAAGCCTCCCGACAAAAAACATCCTTTTGGGCATGGACGAGCTGAATTTATTTCCAGTTTTTTGATTGGGATAATAATCGCCATAATTGCTTTTAACTTTATTCATGAATCTATTAAGGAATTACAAAGTCATAAAAGTACCAATTATGGAATAATTGCTATTATAGTAACCTCAGTTTCAATAGTTCTAAAAGAAATTATGGCACAATTTGCTATAAGAGTCGGGAAAAAGAAAAATTTACGTTCACTCATTGCAGACGGATTACATCACAGAATTGATTCAATTTCTTCAGTATTAATTCTGATTGGTATTTTTACTGCAAAAAATACTTGGTGGATAGATGGTGTTTTAGGACTTCTTATTTCACTTCTTATGCTATACACAACTTTCAGAATTTTAAAAGATTCTTTTAGTGCCATCTTAGGAGAAAAACCTGATGATGAACTAATTAATAAAATTAAAGAAGTTGCTTTTAAAAGCTGTGAAAAAAGCACAAATCCACATAATATAATAATTCATGATTATGGAAATCATTTAGAAACCACTTTTCACATAACACTTCCCAACGACATGGAATTAAAAGAAGCTCACTACATTGCCACTAAAATTGAAAATAATATAAAAAAAGAATTAAATATTTTGGCAACTATTCACATGGAAGCATCAAAATAA